A genomic segment from Dasypus novemcinctus isolate mDasNov1 chromosome X, mDasNov1.1.hap2, whole genome shotgun sequence encodes:
- the LOC101419975 gene encoding histone H2B 7-like — MAEPSEVYLCRNTPAKADPDPEMAVPEAQEADPDARQADPDPEEADTEPEEADPDPEEADSAPEEADPDSEEADPDPEEADPHPEKVDAKTKKQKRRKRCRQESFSVYISKVLKQVHDDLAISRQALSVMDSFVNDIFERIADEAARLARYTGRSTITSREIQTAVRLLLPGEIGKHAVSEGTKAVIRYTSHK, encoded by the coding sequence ATGGCTGAACCTTCTGAGGTTTACCTCTGCCGAAACACCCCTGCGAAGGCGGATCCCGATCCCGAGATGGCTGTTCCCGAAGCTCAGGAGGCCGATCCTGATGCTCGGCAGGCCGACCCGGATCCTGAGGAGGCCGATACCGAGCCTGAGGAGGCAGATCCGGATCCTGAGGAGGCTGATTCTGCTCCTGAGGAGGCCGATCCTGATTCTGAGGAGGCCGATCCTGATCCTGAGGAGGCCGATCCCCATCCTGAGAAAGTCGACGCTAAGACCAAGAAGCAGAAGAGGCGAAAGCGATGCCGCCAAGAGAGTTTCTCCGTCTACATCAGCAAGGTTTTGAAGCAGGTTCACGATGACCTGGCCATTTCACGCCAGGCCTTGAGCGTCATGGATTCTTTCGTTAACGACATCTTCGAGCGCATCGCGGACGAGGCCGCTCGCCTGGCTCGTTACACCGGGCGCTCAACCATCACCTCCAGAGAGATCCAGACCGCCGTGCGCCTGCTGCTGCCGGGGGAGATAGGCAAGCATGCCGTGTCTGAGGGCACCAAGGCCGTCATCAGGTACACCAGCCACAAGTGA